The proteins below come from a single Malus domestica chromosome 03, GDT2T_hap1 genomic window:
- the LOC103419006 gene encoding uncharacterized protein isoform X2 produces the protein MSHKSLDSRHSVDSCAFQLHGWRPFQLQQQQHQTSTPTSKTLDSSDPKSNGLVVHTKRPCLSNRMTSFSIDAVDMSRLTLVDDDRTISGGHHTRNGSFRLIAKKRRRRGSRSVSGRSSERSGTRRCCSVGASAAYGTCSDFPVAVGTDSSGELFGNGDANWASDVSEARKERKERDGGGGSGEKENVGVGFGPIGGFDAQGNESGYGSEPGYRGDAEFGYGDEFDEEEEDTRVLFWSDQFGGKYMDMRK, from the exons ATGTCACACAAATCCCTGGATTCACGGCACTCCGTCGATTCCTGCGCGTTCCAGCTCCATGGCTGGAGACCTTTCCagctgcagcagcagcagcatcagACCTCCACGCCCACCTCCAAAACCCTAGACTCCTCCGATCCCAAATCCAATGGCCTCGTCGTCCACACCAAGCGCCCCTGCCTCTCCAACCGGATGACTTCTTTTTCTATCGATGCCGTCGACATGTCCCGGCTGACCTTGGTCGACGACGACAGGACGATCTCCGGCGGACACCATACTAGGAACGGGAGCTTCCGGTTAATCGCGAAGAAGCGGCGGCGTCGTGGGTCGAGGTCGGTTTCCGGCAGGAGTAGTGAGCGGAGTGGGACCCGGAGGTGCTGTTCCGTTGGGGCTTCGGCGGCGTATGGGACGTGTTCGGATTTTCCGGTGGCGGTGGGGACGGACTCGAGTGGGGAGCTGTTTGGGAATGGGGATGCGAATTGGGCGTCGGATGTGAGTGAGGCGAGGAaggagaggaaggagagagatgGAGGTGGGGGGAGTGGAGAGAAGGAGAATGTGGGTGTTGGGTTTGGTCCCATTGGGGGTTTTGATGCTCAGGGGAATGAGTCCGGCTATGGCAGTGAACCGGGTTATCGCGGAGACGCGGAGTTCGGCTATGGCGATGAGtttgatgaggaggaggaggatacTCGGGTATTGTTTTGGAGCGATCAATTTGGAG GCAAATATATGGATATGAGAAAATAG
- the LOC103419006 gene encoding uncharacterized protein isoform X1 codes for MSHKSLDSRHSVDSCAFQLHGWRPFQLQQQQHQTSTPTSKTLDSSDPKSNGLVVHTKRPCLSNRMTSFSIDAVDMSRLTLVDDDRTISGGHHTRNGSFRLIAKKRRRRGSRSVSGRSSERSGTRRCCSVGASAAYGTCSDFPVAVGTDSSGELFGNGDANWASDVSEARKERKERDGGGGSGEKENVGVGFGPIGGFDAQGNESGYGSEPGYRGDAEFGYGDEFDEEEEDTRVLFWSDQFGDADSMMETVGENTFVDQKSHHRCRRKKHDCRMVEALR; via the exons ATGTCACACAAATCCCTGGATTCACGGCACTCCGTCGATTCCTGCGCGTTCCAGCTCCATGGCTGGAGACCTTTCCagctgcagcagcagcagcatcagACCTCCACGCCCACCTCCAAAACCCTAGACTCCTCCGATCCCAAATCCAATGGCCTCGTCGTCCACACCAAGCGCCCCTGCCTCTCCAACCGGATGACTTCTTTTTCTATCGATGCCGTCGACATGTCCCGGCTGACCTTGGTCGACGACGACAGGACGATCTCCGGCGGACACCATACTAGGAACGGGAGCTTCCGGTTAATCGCGAAGAAGCGGCGGCGTCGTGGGTCGAGGTCGGTTTCCGGCAGGAGTAGTGAGCGGAGTGGGACCCGGAGGTGCTGTTCCGTTGGGGCTTCGGCGGCGTATGGGACGTGTTCGGATTTTCCGGTGGCGGTGGGGACGGACTCGAGTGGGGAGCTGTTTGGGAATGGGGATGCGAATTGGGCGTCGGATGTGAGTGAGGCGAGGAaggagaggaaggagagagatgGAGGTGGGGGGAGTGGAGAGAAGGAGAATGTGGGTGTTGGGTTTGGTCCCATTGGGGGTTTTGATGCTCAGGGGAATGAGTCCGGCTATGGCAGTGAACCGGGTTATCGCGGAGACGCGGAGTTCGGCTATGGCGATGAGtttgatgaggaggaggaggatacTCGGGTATTGTTTTGGAGCGATCAATTTGGAG ATGCTGATTCTATGATGGAGACAGTGGGGGAGAATACATTCGTGGATCAAAAGTCCCATCACAGATGTCGGCGTAAGAAACACGATTGCAGAATGGTTGAAGCACTGAGGTAG
- the LOC103419140 gene encoding mitochondrial zinc maintenance protein 1, mitochondrial-like produces the protein MTRAQVLNAYKALLRATRKSFAGDVTMLNGAAAEVRKKFEESRYVTSEAEIQSLLEQAGEASRFISEMIIQAKLNSRGGYEVKPDKDHAGATLEVPSEELLRTKS, from the exons ATGACGAGAGCACAAGTACTGAACGCGTACAAAGCTTTGCTACGAGCGACGCGGAAGTCCTTCGCCGGAGACGTGACGATGCTGAACGGCGCGGCGGCGGAGGTCCGCAAGAAGTTCGAAGAGAGCAGGTACGTGACGTCAGAGGCGGAGATCCAGAGTCTCCTGGAACAGGCAGGCGAGGCCTCCCGTTTCATCAGCGAAATGATCATCCAGGCCAAGCTCAATTCCCGCGGCGGTTACG AAGTGAAGCCGGATAAAGATCATGCGGGAGCAACACTTGAGGTTCCTTCCGAAGAGCTTCTTCGCACCAAGTCTTGA
- the LOC103419139 gene encoding peter Pan-like protein: MARFKNKKKVFVKPVSTKKQANVDHITGDKIPRSFVFSRCKLPGPLRQLQADLRKLMLPYTALKLKEKRRNNLRDFLNVAGPMGVTHFLMLSKTPTAPYLRVARTPQGPTLTFKIQEYSLAVDIARSQKRPRCPADLFKNAPLIVLSGFGTGEQHLKLTTILFQNIFPAIDVNTVKLSSCQRIVLLNYNKDTKLIDFRHYSIRLQPVGVSQRLRRFVQNHQVPDLRNLQDVSDFVTKAGYGSESEADDEAATVTLANDLGRVNRASSKSAVKLQEIGPRMTLQLMKIEEGLCTGGVIFSEYGNGDGKKKEGNHEDEENDDEDEEIDDEDEENDEEDGEDIDED, encoded by the exons ATGGCTCGCTTCAAAAAT aagaagaaggtgTTTGTGAAGCCGGTTTCGACGAAGAAGCAGGCTAATGTGGACCATATCACAGGGGATAAAATCCCAAGGAGCTTTGTGTTTTCCAGATGCAAGTTGCCTGGTCCTCTGAGGCAGCTTCAAGCTGATTTGAGGAAGCTCATGCTTCCCTACACTGCCCTTAAGCTTAAG GAGAAGAGGCGGAACAATCTTAGAGACTTTTTGAATGTGGCCGGGCCTATGGGGGTTACACATTTCCTCATGTTGTCGAAAACTCCAACTGCGCCGTACCTTAGGGTTGCGAGGACACCTCAAGGCCCCACGCTTACATTTAAGATACAGGAGTACTCTTTGGCGGTTGATATTGCGCGGTCTCAAAAGCGTCCTAGATGCCCGGCAGATCTTTTTAAGAATGCCCCTTTG attGTTCTTTCTGGTTTTGGGACTGGAGAGCAACATTTGAAGCTCACAACGATACTGTTTCAGAACATCTTTCCAGCCATTGATGTTAACACT GTGAAACTTTCTTCATGCCAAAGAATAGTGTTGCTTAATTACAACAAGGACACAAAACTGATTGATTTCCGGCATTACTCCATAAGATTACAGCCTGTGGGTGTCTCCCAGAGATTAAGAAGATTTGTTCAGAACCATCAAGTCCCTGATCTAAGAAATCTTCAAGACGTGAGTGACTTCGTCACAAA GGCTGGTTACGGATCAGAAAGTGAAGCGGATGATGAGGCAGCGACCGTGACTTTGGCTAATGATCTAGGTAGGGTTAATCGGGCTTCCTCAAAAAGTGCTGTCAAGCTTCAAGAGATAGGACCCAGAATGACCCTTCAACTCATGAAGATTGAGGAAGGATTGTGCACCGGTGGAGTCATCTTCAGTGAATATG GAAATGGCGATGGGAAGAAAAAGGAAGGCAACCATGAAGACGAGGAAAACGAtgacgaagatgaagaaattgatgatgaagatgaggaaaatgatgaagaagatggtgaAGATATCGACGAAGACTAA